In Selenomonas dianae, a genomic segment contains:
- a CDS encoding TrmH family RNA methyltransferase, producing the protein MKNIQSITSAANPLIRLTHAIVHTQRRAAKEGLFTVEGLRLAEMAAASDWKICHALVTERALSGGRARALADVLLARHVPVVRIAESLFSTLSDTDSPQGILLVMERKQRVSLDEMHAGAYGDEPPLYIVLDRVQDPGNVGTILRTADAVGGSGVILLRGSADVYRGKVVRATMGALFHVPIAVGVTAEELVLFARECGINLYVTACDAEARTHFEADFRQPSVIVFGNEANGVSEEILHASEHIYIPMRGRAESLNVSAAATAVMYEALRQRCYS; encoded by the coding sequence ACACACAGCGCCGCGCGGCAAAGGAAGGGCTGTTCACGGTGGAGGGGCTGCGGCTCGCCGAGATGGCGGCGGCATCGGACTGGAAGATCTGCCATGCGCTCGTGACGGAGCGTGCGCTCTCAGGGGGGCGTGCGCGTGCACTCGCAGACGTGTTGCTTGCGCGCCATGTTCCCGTTGTGCGCATTGCGGAATCCCTGTTTTCGACGCTCTCCGACACGGATAGTCCGCAGGGAATTTTGCTCGTAATGGAGCGAAAGCAACGTGTTTCGTTGGATGAAATGCACGCAGGCGCATATGGGGATGAGCCGCCGCTCTATATCGTTCTTGACCGTGTGCAGGATCCCGGCAATGTGGGAACGATCCTGCGCACAGCGGATGCTGTGGGGGGGTCGGGGGTGATCCTGCTGCGCGGCTCGGCGGATGTCTACCGTGGAAAGGTGGTACGCGCGACCATGGGCGCACTCTTCCATGTCCCCATTGCTGTTGGTGTAACGGCGGAGGAGCTGGTGCTCTTTGCACGGGAGTGTGGGATCAACCTTTATGTGACGGCGTGCGATGCTGAGGCTCGGACGCATTTTGAGGCGGATTTTCGACAACCTTCGGTGATCGTATTCGGCAACGAGGCAAACGGTGTGTCGGAGGAGATCTTGCACGCGTCAGAGCACATCTACATCCCCATGCGCGGGCGCGCCGAGTCGCTGAACGTCTCTGCGGCGGCGACTGCGGTCATGTATGAGGCTCTGCGGCAGCGTTGTT